The segment CAAGTGCGAGAAAGCTTAAATTCGACGAGCGCGAAATTTGGGCGAACGCTAGGGTATTTTTAAGCGCGCAGGCCAAAAAACTAGGCCTAATCGACGAGGTCGACTCACTGCAAAGCGCCAAAACAGCGTGCGAAAAGCTAAGTGGCGTATCAAATCCAATCTGGCTAGAACCAAGCCCGTATGAAAAAATGCTAAATAAACTCGCCACACAGGGCTCTGCGATGATTTATAATCTAGCGCACGCGCGTTTAATGGCGTTTTAAGGGCTTTTTGCTCATGCTAATAATTCGCAAGATAATTTTCGCGATTTTGATTTTTATGGCTATCGTCACGACCGCGGTGTTTTCGATGTTTGTTTATAATGTCTTTTTCTCTGACGAGAAAAGCCCTAGCGAAATTTTATTTGAAAAAAAAGAAATCAAACGACTTTAAAGGAGAAAAAATGCCACTACTTGATAGTTTTTTAGTAGATCATACCAAGATGAAAGCCCCTGGCGTGCGACTCGCCAAAAAAATGACCACAAAGGGTGGCGATAGGATTTGCGTTTTTGATTTGCGATTTTGCAGGCCAAATTTAGAGATTATGAGCGAGCGCGCCACACACACGCTCGAACACCTTTTTGCGGGCTTTATGAGAGCGCATTTAAACAGCGCCGATGTCGAAATCATCGACATTTCGCCAATGGGGTGCAGGACTGGATTTTATATGAGTTTAATCGGCGAACCGCGCGAAGAGGAGATAATTCACGCGTGGAAGAGCTCTATGCGCGATGTGCTAGCGGTAAAATGCCAAAGCGACATACCAGAGCTGAATAAATTTCAGTGTGGCACCTGCGAAATGCACTCTTTGCAAGGCGCCAAGCAAATCGCACAAAATGTGCTAAACAAGGGCATTTGCGTCATCAAAAACGACGAAATCAAACTTGATTTATCTTTGGTGAAGTAAATTTCACTCGCAATGACGATAAATTTGCTCAATCTGTCATTGCGAGGATTTGCCTAGTAAAATTTTAAATTCCCATATCCTCTGCCATTTTTTTCACAGCTTTAAAATCCACCTTGCCGCTGCCTAAAATCGGTATTTCACCCACTTTTTTTATCACGCTTGGCTGCATTATCGGGGCTAAATTTGCACCCTTTATCATCTGCGAAATTTCATCTTCGCTAAACTCGGCGCTGTATAGTAGCGCGATTTTTTCGCCCTTTTTCTCATCAGCCAAATTTACGCACGAAAAGCTAACCGTAGAGCCCAAAATTTCGCCTATCGCCCCCTCTACTGCGCCCAGACTTATCATCTCGCCACCGATTTTTGCGAAGCGCGAAAGGCGGTCTGTGATAAACAAAAACCCGTCATCGTCGCAGTATCCGATATCACCGCTGTTATAATACCTCACGCCATCGATCTCGATAATCGCGCGCGCCGTGCGCTCTGGCTCATCGTAGTAGCATTTCATCACCTGCGCCCCGCCGATTAGGATTAGCCCTGCTTCGCCGTTTCCAAGCTCGGCGAAATTCACAGGATCGACGATTTTTATTATCGTGCCAGCTAGTGGCAAACCCACGCTTTTTTCGCGGTTGAAGGCAAGTTCCTTGAAAAAATCAGGCTCTAAAATATTTGGCGTATTTACGCTCACCACAGGTGCAGTTTCTGTGGTGCCGTATCCCTCGTAGATATCCACGCCAAATTTGACCTTAAAGTCCTTTTTCACGCTCT is part of the Campylobacter sp. VBCF_01 NA2 genome and harbors:
- the luxS gene encoding S-ribosylhomocysteine lyase, which translates into the protein MPLLDSFLVDHTKMKAPGVRLAKKMTTKGGDRICVFDLRFCRPNLEIMSERATHTLEHLFAGFMRAHLNSADVEIIDISPMGCRTGFYMSLIGEPREEEIIHAWKSSMRDVLAVKCQSDIPELNKFQCGTCEMHSLQGAKQIAQNVLNKGICVIKNDEIKLDLSLVK